In Pyrodictium occultum, the genomic window GCTACGGCTTATCAGGGCTGGCGCGGGAGACCTGGTGGCCAAGCTTACCGCGATAAGGGACTGGAGGCTCGCGCACCGGCTGAAGGGCGAGTACTACGGCGAGTACGCGGCTAAGCTGGCCCTTCTCTCGGCTAAGCATGTGATGGAGTACGCTGCTGAGATAGGTAGAGGGTCTAAGGAGGCTGTCCGTGTTCTGGTGGAGGGGCTTGTGAGTAGTGGTGTAGCTATGTGTATAGCCGGCTCTACGAGGCCTGCCAGTGGCTCCGAGCACCTCTTTAGCCATGCACTCGACCTGCTAGCGCCAGGCAGGGCGCTACACGGGGAACAGGTGGCGCTTGGAACAATAATGATGATGTATCTCCATGGCGGCGACTGGAGGCAGGTAAGGAAAACCCTTATGAAACTCGGGCTCCCCGTGAGGGCCCGCGATCTCGGCATAGACGATGAGACTGTGATAAAGGCTCTAACCATGGCCCACAAGCTTAGGCCAGAGAGGTACACAATACTCGGGGAGACTGGGCTAACCTGGGAGGCCGCCGAGAGGCTAGCGAGAGTAACGGGTGTGATAGACTAGCCGCCGGTGAAGTCCTCGATCCTCCTTAGGCCCTTCTTGAGCTGTCTAGGCGACACGGCGCCTTCGTCAAGCATTCTAGCCAGGCGTTTCGATATCTTATCCGCATAGTGGGTTGGGAGCGGGAGTTTTGTGCCGCGGAGGAGGCTGAGAACCACCTGGAGCGCCGAGCCAAGATCTATATAGGCGCCTGGGCTCACGTATATCGGGTTCCTCGTCCTCCTACTCGGAAGCACCACATAGGCCATACGCCGGCTCTCATCATCAACGAGGTAGCCTAGAACACAGGGGTGGCTGCTGCAGCTGCTAGGATCCTGCACGCGGATCTCGGAGCCGTGGAGCCTTTTCTTAGCGACACCCACTGTGGGCTTACCTATCGCCAGCCCTACATGTGTCGCTATGCCCGCCCTCCGGGGGTGAGAGATCCCGTGGCCATCTACGATTGCTAGGTCAAAGTCCTCTCTAAGGTGCTGGACGGCCGTGTAGAAGAGGGGGGCTTCACGGAAAGCGAGGAGG contains:
- a CDS encoding NAD(P)-dependent glycerol-1-phosphate dehydrogenase, yielding MLHSIELPSRIIIGSNALRSLRELVEAFGARGAAAVVITGPNVWRKYGERLRSVLEDVVELEALEAREPSVDYAERLSSEAAERSPRLVIGFGGGKSVDLAKYVAHKLGVPLISVPTSPSHDGIASPFASLRGLNKPFSVRSATPAAIVADIDIIASAPLRLIRAGAGDLVAKLTAIRDWRLAHRLKGEYYGEYAAKLALLSAKHVMEYAAEIGRGSKEAVRVLVEGLVSSGVAMCIAGSTRPASGSEHLFSHALDLLAPGRALHGEQVALGTIMMMYLHGGDWRQVRKTLMKLGLPVRARDLGIDDETVIKALTMAHKLRPERYTILGETGLTWEAAERLARVTGVID
- a CDS encoding endonuclease V yields the protein MRNPYPSIERLMEIQYRIASRVWKTLQPLPRPPRRAVGLDAAYSRRYGGLAVAALVDTASGRLLDYSVALGEPALEYIPGLLAFREAPLFYTAVQHLREDFDLAIVDGHGISHPRRAGIATHVGLAIGKPTVGVAKKRLHGSEIRVQDPSSCSSHPCVLGYLVDDESRRMAYVVLPSRRTRNPIYVSPGAYIDLGSALQVVLSLLRGTKLPLPTHYADKISKRLARMLDEGAVSPRQLKKGLRRIEDFTGG